From Candidatus Bathyarchaeota archaeon, a single genomic window includes:
- a CDS encoding SLC13 family permease, whose protein sequence is MGDLEKTSQKADSEEKKECYFCKPIKWTAFEVPPKLTKFLYSRKNLFFVLIIAFLVYFITFNQPEIVRRTLTTFVFAAGCWMLEVFPLPITGLTIPVMLTLLGVFNPKEAFAPFSNSIIFLMIGGLVLGQSIKKHGLDKWIGYNLLTYSKGKIDRLILLVIAATAFLSMWMSNTVAIAVILPVILSILTAMPEELVNLKRKMLLGVSISTSIGGTAMLTGSTPAMIAGALLGETIPFGFIEWAYYGLPVSLLILATSFLLLKKLYPSPKITLNLDAIIEQKKQMEKLTTTQKKILLIFLGTILFWFMGSQFEGWLGLPTSVSNVAIVSVTAVLIMFGLNLLDLKDLQSIQWELIFLVGGGILLGEAMIESGAASGISSAIASMHGSSPIIVIIAVLSLISLLLTNFISNSATAAILIPIAIETANILEMTPVPFVMAVALTATIAFITPVGVPSTALIYSTGIIPRNRLIKTGILAAIPALLIVLAIVYTFPVP, encoded by the coding sequence ATGGGAGACCTCGAAAAAACCAGTCAAAAGGCAGATTCTGAAGAGAAGAAAGAATGCTACTTTTGTAAACCAATTAAATGGACTGCATTCGAAGTTCCACCAAAACTTACCAAATTTTTGTACTCAAGAAAAAACTTGTTTTTTGTTCTAATTATCGCATTTCTGGTCTATTTTATAACTTTTAATCAGCCAGAGATTGTAAGAAGAACCTTAACCACTTTTGTTTTTGCTGCAGGCTGTTGGATGCTCGAAGTATTTCCTTTACCAATAACTGGGCTTACAATACCTGTAATGCTAACTTTGTTAGGAGTATTTAATCCAAAAGAAGCCTTTGCTCCTTTTTCAAACTCAATTATATTCCTTATGATTGGAGGTCTTGTTTTGGGTCAATCAATAAAAAAACATGGATTAGATAAATGGATTGGATACAACCTACTAACTTACTCCAAAGGCAAAATAGATAGACTAATTTTGCTAGTTATAGCTGCCACTGCCTTCCTAAGCATGTGGATGTCAAACACTGTAGCAATAGCAGTAATTTTACCTGTTATTCTCTCAATACTGACAGCAATGCCTGAAGAACTTGTTAATCTTAAACGCAAGATGCTATTAGGAGTCTCTATAAGCACATCAATCGGTGGCACTGCCATGCTCACAGGAAGCACCCCTGCAATGATAGCTGGAGCATTACTGGGAGAAACAATTCCTTTTGGGTTCATTGAATGGGCATACTACGGCTTACCCGTTTCTCTGTTAATATTAGCAACATCCTTTTTGTTATTGAAAAAGTTGTACCCCTCTCCAAAAATAACACTAAACCTAGATGCAATAATTGAACAAAAAAAACAAATGGAAAAACTAACCACCACACAGAAAAAAATACTTCTAATTTTTTTGGGAACAATACTATTCTGGTTCATGGGAAGCCAGTTTGAAGGCTGGCTCGGATTGCCAACTTCAGTATCTAATGTAGCCATAGTTTCTGTAACTGCGGTTCTAATAATGTTCGGCCTAAACCTACTTGACCTCAAAGATTTACAATCAATCCAATGGGAATTAATATTTCTAGTAGGAGGCGGAATTCTATTGGGCGAAGCAATGATTGAATCTGGTGCAGCCAGCGGCATAAGCAGTGCCATAGCATCTATGCACGGTTCATCTCCCATAATAGTAATAATAGCCGTTTTAAGCCTGATTTCGCTTCTCTTAACGAATTTTATTTCAAACAGCGCAACCGCCGCAATTTTAATACCTATAGCAATTGAAACTGCAAACATTTTAGAAATGACACCAGTTCCTTTTGTAATGGCAGTAGCTCTAACAGCAACCATAGCATTCATAACGCCAGTAGGAGTACCCTCTACGGCCCTAATCTACTCAACAGGAATTATTCCTAGAAACAGGCTTATTAAAACAGGAATTTTAGCTGCAATACCCGCATTGTTAATAGTCCTTGCCATAGTTTACACATTTCCAGTTCCATAG